The Equus asinus isolate D_3611 breed Donkey chromosome 22, EquAss-T2T_v2, whole genome shotgun sequence genome has a segment encoding these proteins:
- the CREBL2 gene encoding cAMP-responsive element-binding protein-like 2 isoform X2, giving the protein MDDSKVVGGKVKKPGKRGRKPAKIDLKAKLERSRQSARECRARKKLRYQYLEELVSSRERAICALREELEMYKQWCMAMDQGKIPSEIKALLTGEEQSKSQQNSSRHTKAGKTDANSNSW; this is encoded by the exons ATGGATGACAGTAAG GTGGTTGGAGGCAAAGTAAAGAAGCCCGGCAAACGAGGTCGGAAGCCAGCCAAAATTGACTTGAAGGCAAAACTTGAAAGGAGCCGGCAGAGTGCAAGAGAGTGCCGGGCCAGAAAAAAACTGAGATATCAGTATTTGGAAGAGTTGGTATCCAGTCGGGAAAGAGCCATATGTGCCCTCAGAGAGGAACTGGAAATG TACAAGCAGTGGTGCATGGCAATGGACCAAGGAAAAATCCCTTCTGAAATAAAGGCCCTACTCACTGGAGAAGAGCAGAGCAAATCTCAGCAGAACTCAAGCAGGCACACAAAAGCTGGGAAGACAGACGCTAACAGCAATTCCT GGTGA
- the CREBL2 gene encoding cAMP-responsive element-binding protein-like 2 isoform X1: protein MTVRCLQLPLSTALAASHKVLVVGGKVKKPGKRGRKPAKIDLKAKLERSRQSARECRARKKLRYQYLEELVSSRERAICALREELEMYKQWCMAMDQGKIPSEIKALLTGEEQSKSQQNSSRHTKAGKTDANSNSW from the exons ATGACAGTAAG gtgTTTACAgctccctctgagcactgctttagctgcatctcataaagttttg GTGGTTGGAGGCAAAGTAAAGAAGCCCGGCAAACGAGGTCGGAAGCCAGCCAAAATTGACTTGAAGGCAAAACTTGAAAGGAGCCGGCAGAGTGCAAGAGAGTGCCGGGCCAGAAAAAAACTGAGATATCAGTATTTGGAAGAGTTGGTATCCAGTCGGGAAAGAGCCATATGTGCCCTCAGAGAGGAACTGGAAATG TACAAGCAGTGGTGCATGGCAATGGACCAAGGAAAAATCCCTTCTGAAATAAAGGCCCTACTCACTGGAGAAGAGCAGAGCAAATCTCAGCAGAACTCAAGCAGGCACACAAAAGCTGGGAAGACAGACGCTAACAGCAATTCCT GGTGA